From a single Brassica rapa cultivar Chiifu-401-42 chromosome A01, CAAS_Brap_v3.01, whole genome shotgun sequence genomic region:
- the LOC103838021 gene encoding uncharacterized protein LOC103838021, producing the protein METQQRMREKSKEEAVKKWEKKKECSSPKGVGKVRNKKKGKFYIIGKCITMLLCSHE; encoded by the coding sequence atggaaacacaacaaagaaTGAGGGAGAAGTCGAAGGAGGAGGCAGTGAAGAaatgggagaagaagaaggagtgTTCTTCACCAAAAGGAGTTGGGAAGGTTCGGAACAAGAAGAAAGGAAAGTTCTACATTATTGGAAAATGTATTACTATGCTTCTTTGTTCACACGAGTGA